From a region of the Ptychodera flava strain L36383 unplaced genomic scaffold, AS_Pfla_20210202 Scaffold_36__1_contigs__length_1797346_pilon, whole genome shotgun sequence genome:
- the LOC139127756 gene encoding death-associated protein kinase 1-like, with translation MNALRRGFLEAYFTRRSEEKAPPPDKTTHIPTPGIDVNIVNIPKAGKYRVLDFAGQPEYYVTHNMFLRADDSVFLVVFKIIDVIDDFDGTLNEELLTWPRFIKSRISDYHSSENRPIVILVASGADMVEKRRGNHAIKVVEDIRTRTKEIFGKYLDIVDETFLLNCHDSRHKDMDRLRKCLSDYKREEQIPKLCAKISDIKNKWQINEKFPIWYWPAYVEQVKKIDPFVEDEFLKTATSYLENIGELLFIKNSKGDDIIVLNIQWLCSRVFGPMLATEIFFQYSKKLRKNQKFYSRREIDEVFSDFADTELLLNLLKIFELIFEADHSPSVSVDHTLYIAPALLVENMPESQWRMDPSKQIYFGRRIQCRDETDSFSPGLFPRLQARLYNHFRDQSQTPIGIWKNGIKVCRVVECLVYMTRGWRAIHICVRAQNEENIGDCHNLLKMVSEQINDVLEICSPGSDIESHVLSANSLRIHIDPDKTKFFSVQKILEAEMKGLNVYDEEGVGEEPTTDLLCAGYDTTPLRAQGYECDVKWINHETLENFSMIMDIKREMAGDYGTMADLMGIPPLKVRGWEGKSMSITKQILSEWSKRWAKQKRSGGFTI, from the exons ATGAATGCATTACGACgg GGTTTCTTGGAAGCATACTTCACTCGTCGATCCGAAGAGAAAGCACCTCCCCCAGACAAAACCACGCATATACCAACGCCTGGTATTGACGTCAACATAGTCAATATACCAAAAGCTGGTAAATACAGAGTGTTGGATTTTGCTGGACAACCAGAATATTACGTGACCCACAATATGTTCTTGAGGGCGGACGACTCGGTGTTCTTGGTTGTATTCAAGATAATCGATGTAATAGACGATTTTGATGGTACACTCAATGAAGAG TTGTTGACATGGCCGAGGTTCATCAAGTCTAGAATATCAGATTACCACAGTTCCGAAAATAGACCAATAGTGATTTTAGTGGCCAGTGGAGCTGATATGGTGGAAAAGCGTCGAGGCAATCATG CAATCAAGGTAGTTGAAGACATACGGACAAGGACTAAAGAGATATTCGGAAAATACTTGGACATAGTGGATGAAACTTTTCTGCTGAATTGCCATGATTCCCGACATAAGGATATGGACAGACTTCGTAAATGTCTCTCAGATTACAAG AGGGAAGAACAAATACCTAAACTTTGTGCGAAGATTTCTGACATTAAGAACAAATGGCAAATCAACGAGAAGTTCCCAATATGGTATTGGCCTGCCTATGTGGAACAAGTGAAGAAAATAGATCCCTTTGTTGAGGACGAGTTTCTGAAAACGGCCACATCGTATCTTGAAAACATCGGAGAG CTTCTCTTTATCAAAAATTCCAAAGGTGACGACATCATAGTCCTCAATATTCAGTGGCTGTGCTCCAGAGTTTTCGGACCAATGCTAGCCACTGAAATATTCTTTCAATACAGTAAGAAGTTACGGAAGAATCAGAAATTCTACAGTCGACGCGAAATTGACGAAGTGTTCAGTGACTTTGCCGACACTGAATTACTTCTTAACCTTTTGAAGATATTTGAGCTCATCTTTGAAGCCGACCACAGCCCTTCGGTATCTGTTGACCATACGTTGTATATCGCACCTGCATTGTTGGTGGAGAACATGCCAGAATCACAGTGGAGAATGGATCCATCAAAACAAATCTACTTCGGTCGAAGAATTCAATGTCGAGATGAAACAGATAGCTTCTCACCTGGATTGTTTCCACGACTACAGGCAAGACTGTACAATCATTTCCGTGATCAAAGTCAGACTCCCATTGGAATATGGAAGAATGGTATCAAAGTGTGCCGTGTGGTTGAATGTTTGGTGTACATGACCAGGGGTTGGAGAGCCATTCACATCTGTGTCAGGGCCCAGAACGAAGAAAACATCGGAGACTGTCACAACTTACTGAAAATGGTGTCTGAACAGATCAATGACGTCTTAGAAATCTGCAGTCCTGGCAGTGATATCGAGAGCCACGTTCTTAGCGCCAATTCGTTGAGGATCCATATCGACCCGGACAAAACTAAATTCTTCTCAGTGCAGAAGATTTTAGAAGCAGAGATGAAAGGTCTTAACGTCTATGACGAGGAAGGTGTCGGCGAAGAGCCAACTACAGATTTGCTATGCGCCGGATATGATACCACACCACTCCGTGCCCAGGGATACGAATGTGACGTCAAGTGGATAAATCATGAAACACTGGAAAATTTCTCTATGATAATGGATATAAAGAGAGAGATGGCAGGTGACTACGGGACAATGGCAGATCTAATGGGTATACCACCACTCAAGGTCCGAGGTTGGGAAGGTAAATCGATGTCAATAACCAAGCAAATCTTATCAGAGTGGTCCAAACGATGGGCAAAGCAAAAGAGAAGCGGAGGATTCACCATCTGA